The following proteins come from a genomic window of Paenibacillus spongiae:
- a CDS encoding general stress protein, whose translation MKTNIANETHVHTVNTAAEAKEQVKRHAAQGYTRDQLFVLAHDKDRTDRLAEKTDTEQIGLEEEGLGTALANIFRSRGDELRAKMKSVGVGDAEAERLERSMDQDKIVVIAWGGKTYESDRDCDSTITYYPPFII comes from the coding sequence ATGAAAACGAATATTGCGAACGAAACTCACGTGCATACGGTAAATACGGCAGCCGAAGCAAAGGAACAGGTTAAGCGGCATGCTGCCCAAGGGTATACGAGAGATCAGCTGTTTGTGCTGGCACATGACAAGGACAGAACGGACCGGCTTGCCGAGAAGACGGATACGGAGCAGATCGGGCTGGAGGAGGAAGGGCTCGGTACGGCGCTGGCGAATATTTTCCGCTCGCGCGGGGACGAGCTGCGGGCGAAGATGAAATCCGTTGGCGTAGGAGATGCCGAAGCGGAGCGGCTGGAGCGTTCAATGGATCAAGACAAGATCGTCGTGATCGCTTGGGGCGGCAAGACCTATGAGTCGGATAGAGACTGCGATTCTACCATCACTTATTATCCGCCGTTCATCATTTAA
- a CDS encoding AI-2E family transporter: protein MLLQNRFFRICLGIIALLLIVYLTAKVSFLFKPLGMIFTNLIPYIGPILGAIPCVIVAFTDSPSMVAWVLIVTIVAQQVEGNLLSPLIYGKRLEIHPLTTIILLLVAGKIAGILGFILALPFYMVVKIIVVRIYRLFLAEKVEELVE, encoded by the coding sequence ATGCTGCTGCAGAACCGGTTTTTCAGAATATGTCTGGGAATCATCGCACTGCTGTTAATCGTTTACTTGACCGCCAAGGTCAGCTTCTTGTTCAAGCCGCTCGGCATGATCTTCACGAATCTTATTCCTTATATCGGTCCGATTCTGGGCGCCATCCCTTGCGTCATCGTCGCCTTCACGGACTCGCCTTCCATGGTGGCGTGGGTGCTGATCGTGACGATCGTCGCCCAGCAGGTGGAGGGAAACCTGCTCTCCCCGCTTATCTATGGCAAGAGGCTCGAAATCCATCCGCTCACGACGATTATTCTGCTGCTCGTTGCAGGGAAAATAGCAGGCATTCTGGGGTTTATTCTGGCCCTGCCCTTCTATATGGTCGTCAAAATCATCGTCGTGCGCATCTATCGGCTCTTTCTGGCGGAGAAGGTGGAAGAGCTGGTCGAATGA
- a CDS encoding AraC family transcriptional regulator, which produces MERPFTYSVVSNPTSHSDGDLYVLFSGESQTKPGHRIGPKIYDFYLMHHVLSGRGTFTAAGKPYELHAGQTFLIRPEQLISYAAHETEPWRYRWIAFEGRQADRLASPFLQGEQQVVDTGGNRRIGVLYRSIERSFRLGGADAHLRSVGYLHLLFAEFSSVLQEPADRAVRPGGDEELFQQVIRYLSTQYAEPVSIERMAETLGYNRAYLSRLFKRRTGMTPVTFLLKLRVDKARLLLRERQELTIEQIAASAGFQDPLYFSKQFKRFYGQSPSDYREAMRLV; this is translated from the coding sequence ATGGAACGACCGTTCACCTATTCCGTCGTCTCGAATCCGACATCCCATTCAGATGGTGATTTATATGTATTATTTTCAGGGGAAAGCCAGACGAAGCCCGGGCACCGCATCGGACCTAAGATTTATGACTTCTATCTCATGCACCATGTGCTGTCCGGCCGCGGCACCTTCACGGCCGCCGGCAAGCCGTACGAGCTGCACGCCGGCCAAACCTTCCTCATTCGGCCCGAGCAGCTGATCAGCTATGCCGCACATGAGACCGAACCCTGGCGCTACCGGTGGATCGCCTTCGAAGGCAGGCAGGCGGACAGACTGGCCAGTCCGTTCCTGCAAGGGGAACAGCAGGTGGTGGACACAGGGGGCAATCGACGCATCGGGGTCCTGTACCGCAGCATCGAGCGCTCGTTCCGTCTTGGCGGGGCGGATGCGCATTTGCGTTCGGTCGGTTACCTGCATCTCTTGTTCGCCGAATTCAGCTCCGTTCTTCAAGAGCCTGCAGACCGCGCGGTACGGCCCGGCGGCGACGAGGAGCTCTTCCAGCAGGTCATCCGATATTTGTCGACGCAGTACGCCGAGCCCGTATCGATCGAACGGATGGCCGAAACGCTCGGCTATAACCGGGCTTACCTGTCCCGGTTGTTCAAACGCCGTACCGGCATGACGCCGGTCACCTTCCTGCTTAAGCTGCGCGTGGACAAAGCCCGCCTGCTGCTGCGCGAGCGCCAGGAGCTGACCATCGAGCAAATCGCCGCCTCCGCCGGCTTTCAGGATCCGCTCTACTTCTCCAAGCAATTCAAGCGCTTCTACGGCCAATCGCCGAGCGATTACCGCGAAGCGATGCGGCTGGTGTAG
- a CDS encoding galactokinase, whose protein sequence is MADIHELTQRFINIYGGSSEGIRVFHAPGRVNLIGEHTDYNGGYVFPAALTFGTTLLARERGDNQLGLASTNFELRRHIPIAPIVFDEADNWMNYPKGVVNELQQRGNAFATGYDLLYHGEIPNGAGLSSSASIEVVTAYALLTLGGYPTDTVEIARLAQKSENEFNGVQCGIMDQFAVANGRKDHAILLMCDTLEYELVPFHSGSYKLVIGNTNKRRGLVDSKYNERRSQCEKAVKDLQAAFPAATLLGQISLSDFNANAHLIKDDIVRNRARHVVEEIDRVRRSIAVLKANDLESFGQLMNASHDSLRDLYEVTGEELDAMVDAARSVPGVLGSRMTGAGFGGCTVSLVHEDSIERFKDEVGRQYTEATGLQADFYVCSIGNGVEQLA, encoded by the coding sequence ATGGCTGATATCCATGAGCTTACGCAGCGATTTATAAACATTTACGGCGGATCATCGGAAGGCATTCGCGTTTTCCACGCGCCGGGCAGGGTCAATTTGATCGGAGAACATACGGATTATAACGGCGGCTACGTCTTCCCGGCGGCGCTTACCTTCGGAACGACATTGCTTGCCCGCGAGCGCGGCGACAATCAGCTCGGGCTGGCCTCGACCAACTTCGAGCTGCGCAGACATATACCGATCGCCCCGATCGTGTTCGACGAAGCGGATAACTGGATGAATTATCCCAAGGGCGTCGTGAACGAGCTGCAGCAGCGCGGAAACGCATTCGCGACCGGCTATGATCTGCTGTATCATGGCGAAATCCCGAACGGCGCGGGTCTGTCCTCCTCGGCATCCATTGAAGTCGTTACGGCATACGCGCTGCTGACGCTGGGCGGTTACCCAACCGATACCGTTGAAATCGCAAGACTGGCGCAAAAGTCGGAGAACGAATTCAACGGCGTTCAATGCGGCATTATGGATCAATTCGCCGTGGCTAACGGCCGCAAGGATCATGCGATCCTGCTTATGTGCGATACGCTGGAATACGAGCTGGTCCCGTTTCATTCGGGAAGCTATAAGCTCGTTATCGGAAATACGAACAAACGCCGCGGTCTGGTCGATTCGAAGTACAATGAGCGCCGCAGCCAATGCGAGAAGGCGGTGAAGGACCTGCAGGCGGCATTCCCTGCCGCGACGCTGCTTGGCCAAATTTCACTTTCGGATTTCAACGCGAATGCTCATTTGATCAAAGACGATATCGTTCGCAACCGCGCCCGTCACGTCGTCGAGGAGATCGACCGCGTGAGGCGTTCCATCGCCGTGCTGAAGGCGAATGATCTGGAATCATTCGGGCAGCTGATGAACGCTTCGCATGATTCGCTTCGCGATTTATACGAAGTAACGGGCGAGGAGCTCGATGCGATGGTCGATGCCGCGCGTTCGGTGCCCGGCGTGCTCGGATCCCGGATGACGGGAGCCGGCTTCGGCGGATGTACCGTTTCGCTCGTTCACGAGGACAGCATCGAGCGCTTCAAGGATGAAGTCGGCCGTCAATATACGGAAGCGACGGGGCTGCAGGCGGATTTCTATGTCTGCTCCATCGGCAATGGCGTCGAGCAGCTTGCTTAG
- the galE gene encoding UDP-glucose 4-epimerase GalE yields MAVLVTGGAGYIGSHTVAALLERGEQIIVADNLQQGHREAVLGGKLYVGDLRDGEFLDTVFQENSIDAVIHFAANSLVGESMKDPGKYYHNNVYGTLSLLEAMIRHQVGKIVFSSTAATYGEPENVPIDEHDRTLPTNAYGETKLAMEKMMKWFDVAHGLKYISLRYFNAAGAHASGRIGEDHSPETHLIPLVLQAALGQRPHISVFGDDYPTEDGTCIRDYIHVSDLADAHVLAVDRLREGGDSAVYNLGNGTGFSVKQVIDIARWVTDHEIPAVMEARRAGDPAVLVASSERARQELGWNPSRAKLEDIIGSAWAWHRNNPGGYNKNG; encoded by the coding sequence ATGGCGGTTCTAGTTACAGGGGGCGCAGGCTATATCGGTTCACATACGGTTGCCGCTTTGCTGGAGCGCGGCGAGCAAATTATCGTCGCCGATAATTTACAGCAGGGACACCGGGAAGCGGTTCTTGGCGGTAAGCTGTATGTAGGAGATCTGCGCGACGGCGAATTTCTCGATACCGTATTCCAGGAGAACAGCATCGATGCGGTCATTCATTTCGCGGCCAATTCGCTGGTCGGGGAGAGCATGAAGGACCCGGGGAAATATTATCATAATAATGTTTATGGCACGCTCAGTCTGCTTGAAGCCATGATTCGGCATCAAGTTGGCAAGATCGTCTTCTCCTCTACAGCCGCGACGTATGGCGAACCGGAGAACGTTCCGATCGATGAGCATGACCGGACGCTCCCGACGAACGCATATGGCGAGACGAAGCTGGCGATGGAAAAAATGATGAAATGGTTCGATGTCGCGCACGGCTTGAAGTATATCTCGCTTCGTTACTTTAATGCCGCCGGAGCGCATGCGAGCGGCCGAATCGGGGAGGATCACAGCCCGGAGACGCATCTGATTCCGCTTGTTCTGCAGGCGGCGCTCGGGCAGCGTCCGCATATTTCCGTCTTCGGCGACGATTATCCGACCGAGGATGGAACCTGCATCCGCGATTATATTCACGTCAGCGATCTGGCGGATGCCCATGTGCTGGCTGTCGACCGTCTGCGGGAGGGCGGGGATAGCGCCGTGTATAACTTGGGCAACGGAACGGGCTTCTCGGTGAAGCAGGTCATCGACATTGCGCGGTGGGTGACCGACCATGAGATTCCGGCCGTGATGGAAGCAAGACGCGCAGGCGACCCGGCAGTACTTGTCGCATCCTCGGAGCGCGCCCGTCAGGAGCTGGGGTGGAACCCTAGCCGCGCCAAGCTGGAGGACATCATCGGCAGCGCCTGGGCGTGGCATCGGAACAACCCGGGCGGCTATAACAAGAACGGATAG
- a CDS encoding UDP-glucose--hexose-1-phosphate uridylyltransferase: MTEHQAYGPDASNAVILIERLVRFALQRGLLGELDAYASRNALLDLFQFTEAYDGEPLDEELLESAMELMEPLLDYGVSIGLIPDNTTTSRDLLDARIMGLLMPRPAEAAAQFWRLAKAEGAVKATDAFYALSIDSNYIRMDRIRKNQYWQQPTEYGNLEITVNLSKPEKDPREIAKLKTLAPSHYPKCLLCVDNVGYAGRADHPARQNLRVVPLTLQGETWYLQYSPYVYYNEHSIVFHSKHVPMRISAGSFVRLLDFVDEFPHYFIGSNADLPIVGGSILNHDHFQAGRHTFPMETAQAEAVYADSAEPDITYSVVAWPMSVVRINGLNKPKVLAAAERLLNAWRAYSDPLADIQAYTEKDGMRVPHNTITPIARIHDNGEYELDLVLRNNRTSPAHPDGIFHPHDHLHHIKKENIGLIEVMGLAVLPGRLKTELEDIAGYLTGDVTADEAALQAGPLGKHAGWILDMIREYGTGLTAVQAAEVLRDEVGRKFLEVLKDAGVYKRTPEGREAFERFLLSVGLSAR; the protein is encoded by the coding sequence ATGACAGAACATCAAGCATATGGGCCGGACGCAAGCAATGCGGTCATTCTGATCGAGAGGCTTGTCCGATTCGCACTTCAGCGCGGCTTGCTGGGCGAGCTCGATGCCTATGCATCGCGTAATGCGCTGCTTGATCTGTTTCAATTCACGGAAGCGTACGACGGGGAGCCTCTTGATGAAGAGCTGCTGGAGAGCGCGATGGAGCTGATGGAGCCGCTGCTCGATTACGGCGTTTCCATCGGACTAATTCCCGACAATACGACGACGTCCCGCGATCTGTTGGATGCGCGCATCATGGGACTGCTAATGCCGCGCCCGGCCGAAGCAGCCGCTCAATTCTGGCGGCTCGCGAAAGCGGAAGGGGCCGTGAAGGCTACCGATGCGTTCTATGCGCTGAGCATCGATTCCAACTATATCCGAATGGACCGGATCCGGAAGAACCAGTACTGGCAACAGCCGACGGAATACGGCAATTTGGAAATTACCGTTAACCTGTCGAAGCCGGAGAAGGACCCGCGGGAAATCGCCAAGCTGAAAACTTTGGCACCGAGCCATTACCCGAAATGCCTGCTCTGCGTTGATAACGTAGGCTACGCCGGCCGCGCGGATCATCCGGCACGCCAGAACCTGCGCGTCGTGCCGTTAACGCTCCAAGGCGAAACATGGTACCTTCAATACTCGCCGTACGTGTATTATAACGAGCACAGCATTGTATTCCACAGCAAGCACGTGCCGATGAGGATATCGGCCGGCTCGTTCGTCCGCTTGCTGGACTTTGTCGACGAGTTCCCGCATTACTTTATAGGCTCGAATGCGGACTTGCCGATCGTCGGCGGCTCGATTTTGAACCATGACCATTTTCAGGCGGGACGTCATACCTTTCCGATGGAGACCGCGCAGGCGGAAGCGGTCTATGCGGATTCCGCGGAGCCGGACATCACATACAGCGTTGTGGCATGGCCCATGTCGGTCGTACGCATTAACGGATTGAATAAGCCGAAGGTGCTTGCGGCGGCGGAGCGGCTATTGAACGCCTGGCGCGCATACAGCGATCCGCTCGCAGATATTCAAGCCTACACCGAGAAAGATGGCATGCGCGTGCCGCACAATACCATTACACCGATCGCGCGCATTCACGATAACGGCGAGTATGAGCTTGATCTCGTTCTGCGCAATAACCGGACCAGCCCCGCTCATCCGGACGGTATATTCCACCCGCATGATCATCTGCACCATATTAAGAAAGAGAACATCGGACTAATTGAGGTTATGGGCTTGGCGGTGCTGCCCGGAAGGCTGAAGACCGAGCTGGAGGACATTGCGGGGTACTTGACCGGTGACGTGACGGCAGATGAAGCGGCCCTTCAAGCCGGACCGCTGGGCAAGCATGCCGGTTGGATTCTGGACATGATCCGCGAGTACGGAACCGGATTGACGGCGGTACAGGCGGCGGAAGTGCTGCGGGATGAAGTAGGACGCAAGTTTCTCGAAGTGCTGAAGGATGCCGGCGTTTACAAGCGTACGCCGGAAGGAAGAGAAGCATTCGAACGGTTCCTGCTTTCCGTCGGTTTATCGGCACGATAA
- a CDS encoding DUF1128 domain-containing protein, giving the protein MKNLSEPSLENVEYMIEAIKTKLRMASAAAMQATHFDIAHYEDIKDLYDVVADKEKFSISEVEALVSELGKLRSKSQ; this is encoded by the coding sequence ATGAAAAATTTAAGCGAACCGTCATTGGAGAATGTCGAGTATATGATTGAAGCGATCAAGACCAAGCTGCGGATGGCATCGGCCGCCGCTATGCAGGCCACGCACTTCGATATCGCACATTACGAGGACATTAAAGATTTGTATGACGTTGTGGCAGACAAGGAGAAATTCAGCATCAGCGAGGTGGAAGCGCTCGTCTCCGAGCTGGGGAAGCTGCGCAGCAAAAGTCAATGA
- the yyaC gene encoding spore protease YyaC, with product MKSRTKPRRHSDGGAVSWQRADADGLRSFLLQAADSHPDRSSLTVVCIGTDRSTGDSFGPWIGTMLRERGWTNVIGTLSSPCDADRYERAVAGIHPEQTVIAIDACLGKPDSVGGFLVKEGQLQPAQATDKRLSPIGHYSIAGVVAPFGARSYWSLQRASLYEIIAMAGQAADALCLAWPDRKRAASDDSRDAAPLMPLLRFMMKDSR from the coding sequence ATGAAAAGTCGAACCAAGCCGCGTCGCCATTCGGACGGCGGGGCCGTATCTTGGCAGCGGGCGGATGCGGATGGCTTAAGAAGTTTTTTGCTGCAGGCTGCCGATAGCCATCCGGATCGTTCATCGCTTACGGTCGTATGTATCGGCACGGACCGTTCGACGGGCGACTCGTTTGGGCCTTGGATCGGAACGATGCTGCGGGAGCGGGGCTGGACGAATGTAATCGGGACGCTGAGCAGTCCTTGCGATGCGGATCGTTATGAGCGGGCTGTCGCCGGCATACATCCGGAGCAGACCGTCATTGCCATTGACGCTTGCCTCGGCAAACCCGACAGCGTGGGCGGTTTCCTTGTCAAGGAAGGCCAGCTGCAGCCGGCGCAGGCGACGGACAAGCGTCTGTCTCCGATTGGCCATTACAGCATTGCCGGCGTGGTTGCCCCCTTTGGCGCCAGGTCGTATTGGAGCCTGCAGCGTGCGTCGCTCTACGAAATCATCGCGATGGCAGGTCAAGCAGCGGATGCTCTCTGCCTCGCATGGCCCGACCGGAAGCGGGCTGCCTCGGACGATTCCCGGGATGCTGCGCCGCTTATGCCGCTGCTTCGATTCATGATGAAGGATAGTCGGTGA
- a CDS encoding alpha/beta fold hydrolase encodes MTKISLANHKVTLPSGLEAAYYDSGAVNGILPAGTAIILLHGYCGSSAYWEKVLPELAKLGRVVIPDLRGHGLSSAPEEETYAMETLADDLNLLIGELRIDTACLFGHSLGGYAALAYAEKNGDRLKSLGLIHSTALPDSAEAKLNRDKAVQTILTEGIERFVDGLVPKLFAPRHRDTMEEAVGRVVKIGYGTSAAGAAATARGMKTRQDRTVVLEGLNLPRLLVAGSDDGVIPAEKTFTAEGPGVSQVLLGGCGHMSMLESPGELASRIDAFVRLSAR; translated from the coding sequence ATGACGAAGATATCGCTGGCCAATCATAAGGTTACGCTGCCAAGCGGACTCGAGGCCGCTTATTACGATTCGGGGGCCGTGAATGGAATTTTGCCGGCAGGGACGGCAATCATTCTGCTTCATGGCTACTGCGGAAGCTCGGCTTATTGGGAGAAAGTGCTGCCGGAACTTGCGAAGCTCGGACGCGTCGTCATTCCCGACCTTCGCGGGCATGGGTTAAGCTCAGCCCCTGAAGAGGAAACATACGCGATGGAGACGCTGGCCGATGATCTGAATCTCTTGATCGGAGAGCTTCGCATCGATACGGCTTGTTTATTCGGCCATTCGCTTGGCGGTTATGCGGCGCTCGCCTATGCGGAGAAGAACGGCGATCGGCTGAAATCGCTGGGGCTTATTCATTCCACCGCTTTGCCCGATAGCGCCGAAGCTAAGCTGAACCGGGATAAGGCGGTTCAGACGATTCTGACCGAAGGCATTGAGCGGTTCGTCGATGGTCTTGTTCCGAAGCTGTTTGCGCCGCGGCATCGAGATACGATGGAGGAGGCGGTCGGCCGGGTCGTTAAGATTGGTTACGGCACCAGTGCGGCCGGTGCGGCGGCGACCGCGCGCGGAATGAAGACGCGGCAGGACCGTACGGTCGTGCTGGAAGGCTTGAACCTTCCAAGACTGCTCGTTGCCGGCTCGGATGACGGAGTCATCCCGGCGGAGAAGACGTTTACGGCCGAAGGGCCAGGCGTCTCTCAGGTCTTGCTCGGCGGATGCGGGCATATGAGCATGCTGGAGTCTCCGGGCGAGCTTGCAAGCCGTATCGACGCATTCGTTCGCTTATCGGCTCGTTAA
- a CDS encoding DUF6483 family protein, protein MFQRDYFMRMIEQMSVVVGQVMGLRRERKQEEALLVIDELLDREFRLNAKLIRSLSDRDLIAMMTRSGIVETANVYAIARLLKEEGDLNEELGRPERSFPSRLKALHLFIRLALLDAPAVLKTPTEEADELLARLGEYELPVETKQLILEWHEAERRYDLAENVLYELMEDSVLTKEDADEFYRRLLLLPDEWLEAGGLPRDEIIDGQKRLHV, encoded by the coding sequence ATGTTTCAACGGGATTATTTTATGCGGATGATTGAACAAATGAGCGTTGTCGTTGGGCAAGTGATGGGTCTGCGGAGGGAAAGAAAGCAGGAGGAAGCGCTGCTTGTCATCGACGAATTGCTTGATCGGGAATTCCGCTTGAACGCCAAGCTGATCCGCTCGTTATCGGATCGCGATCTGATCGCCATGATGACGAGGAGCGGTATTGTCGAGACCGCGAACGTATATGCCATTGCGCGTTTATTGAAGGAAGAGGGCGACCTGAATGAAGAGCTCGGCCGCCCCGAGCGCAGCTTTCCGTCGCGGCTGAAGGCGCTCCATCTTTTTATCCGGCTTGCGCTGCTCGATGCCCCGGCGGTCCTCAAGACGCCAACGGAGGAGGCCGACGAGCTGCTGGCTCGACTAGGCGAGTATGAACTGCCTGTTGAGACGAAGCAGCTTATTCTGGAATGGCATGAGGCGGAGAGAAGATACGATTTGGCGGAGAATGTGCTGTACGAGCTTATGGAGGACAGCGTGCTGACGAAGGAGGATGCGGATGAATTTTATCGTCGTCTGCTCCTGCTTCCGGATGAATGGCTAGAGGCTGGCGGTCTGCCCCGAGATGAAATCATTGACGGTCAGAAGCGGCTTCATGTTTAG